From the Xylocopa sonorina isolate GNS202 chromosome 9, iyXylSono1_principal, whole genome shotgun sequence genome, the window ATATGTGTTAAAAACCTTTTAAAGATGCAGAAAAAAGCATCATAAATTAGCGAAAACTGATATTTCGACTTATCCGCGTCTAAAAAAAAATTCTTCAAAATTAGTAGACATACAGCGAATACTCGACGTAATTCGAATGTCTCTGACTTTTTGCATGCATTTAGCCATACATCTCAATATATAAACAAAGAAAACACTTGATACTGTCAGTGATTAATGGAAACAATGGAAGAAGTTGCTGCTGAGtgactttcttgataggaaaatTGGGGAAAATGTTCTTGTTCTTCGGCTATAGAATTCAAGCCGCCCCCACTACCTAAAAAGCCTTGATCAGGCGGCGTAAGTTCGACACTTTCACCTGTAAATTCGCTATCAAAATATCGTGTATCTGTGTCAGATGATACTAGAGGTTTAAAAGGAggcggaatttttttctgtacAAGATCTGACCAATCAATTGACGAGAAAAATGCATGATCCATGATCTCTTTAGCATCATTAGGTCCACCACCCAATCTTTTGCTTGGATCTTTTATAAGTAGACCTAAAAAAGAGTTAATAATTACCACTTCTTATTCAATATCTGTGTTTCGCAATTATGTGTGAATAATACATATATTTACCACCAAGCATGTCCTTTGCTTCGTTACTGATAGTTCGAGGAAATCTTACTTCTTCCATTACAATAAGCGTGAAAAGCTTCTCGTGGTCTTTATTATAAAAAGGTAGTCGACCACAGATCATTTCATACATAACAACACCAACTCCCCACCAATCTACAGCTCGTCCGTAATCATTATCCTCTAACACCTCTGGTGCTAAATACTCGGGTGTTCCACAGAACGTTTTCGTTGTTCTCCCTGAAGGTTTAAAACAAATTATCAATACACATTTTGTTTTCAAACCAAAACAATTTTGTCTTAAACTTGTACAACATATTTACCGTACGTTATATCTTCTTTGCACAATCCAAAATCAGCTATTTTAATGTGTCCATCTTTATCTAAGAGGAGATTTTCCAATTTGAGATCACGATAAATGATACCCTGCGAATGAAGGTACCCTAGAGCTGAAATGATTTCAGCGCCATAAAATCGAGTACGATCTTCGCCAAATACACGGGAACGTCGTAAATGAAAAAACAACTCGCCACCATTTACATACTCCATTACAAAACATAGCCTGTCTGCTGTCTGGAAACTGTACTTTAAGGACTGTAAATGGAGAAGCATGAAGTGAGAGTTTACGTCATACATATTTAAGGGATAATTTAATAATGCGTAGCACACATACAATTAGGAACGGATGGTTTGTAGTTCGTAGGACTCTATTCTCGGTAAGGGTGTGTGCGACTTCATCTTTACGAATAATAACTTCTTTCCGTAATATTTTGATAGCATATAAGTGTCCTGTTGCTTTCTCTCTACAAAGGATTACTTTACCAAATGTACCCTTTCCCAAAACTTTTAAAAATTCAAAATTTTCAAGAGTCTAAAATAACAGAAATAAAAGTACATAATACATGAGAAATATCTAAAGGTTTCAATcacaaataatataataaaatctATCATATACGTACTACTTTCTTCTTTCCTGTACTTTTGCTACTCGATGTTCCTTGAACACTAAACTTGGCAGACAGTTCATCGATACTGCCACCATCCGTGTCCGAAGATATAACACCAACAGATCCGCACGAGTCCGACCTACCGCCTCCAGAGGATTCCATATCAACATCTTCTGACGAAGATGAATATATTAGGTCGGAGCGTTGTTGTTCACTTTGTGTTTCATTTGCTAACCTAGCGGCTACATACCTAGCGAAGGGAGATACGGTTTAAACAAACGTCCAACATATCTAAATATCGCAATTGTTTAGTTAAAAAAATGAAACCTGATTGCAGCCACCCAatcttccctctctttctccgtTTCTACATGAAACGTCCTCTCTATTACTGCAGCCCATTGTAAACCTCTTATAACAAAAGTGTAAGGCTTAGGTCTATCTACAGACATAATTTGGCAACCACGAACGGTAAAGTTGTTCAATGGTTGCGGAGCAGCTGCCATTTGTTGGTCCGGTTTGACTTTGAAACCGACCAGTGTTCCATCGTCTCGTAAAACGAAATACCTTGGCCTCCAATTTTTTATATGCTCTCCTACGCATAACAACAAGCGAAATTACTTTCATTCGTTAATTACCAACGTCGGCGTAACTCTCCTCGTTTCTCGTAGGATATCGTGTCTATTTATAAACAATACCTACTTAACGCGTACACAGCGAATATTCGAAAGGATCGTCTAATTTTCGAGGATACTAACTACTTGGTTGCCGTGAAAAAAAAAGTACTGCGATTGGTGCAATTTTGACGTTCTGTTAAACAGGGGTAGACAAGAATCGGGGGAAGATCATGCGAGAAGGGCGAGCAAAAGTAGCTCAAGTTCGTAGCCAGTTCGCTCCAAGCAAAGGGAATAGGTAAACATAAATATTATGAAACTGCTCTGTAAGTACCGCGTTTTTGCAGCCAGCCTTCTTTAACGACACGCTGACCGCCGCCACCGGACGCTGCGACATTCATCGCTGCGTCCCCCATAACTCCTTTAATGCGCACTTCTGAACACTATCTAGGCACTTGGTGCTTCCGTCCGGGCTCGGTATTCCAAGAAAATTGACGAAATACAACAGCGACGATGGCACGAGTATACAAACTTGAGCAATCATAGATACACGTTTGGCAGGTAAACTCAAACTATACTCTGTGATCGGCGGACGCACTAATGCGCACTAACTAGCATTGCCTCCTCGTATTCCGGAGATGGCGCATCAATCGATGACAAGTAAAGAAGAATACTCATGGAACAACGCTTATCTATCCTCGGTTGACATTAGATCTCACCACGAGTACTGATATCGCCGCACGTCTGTTTGCACAATCGTTCTTTCAAGCCAAACGTGTCTTAAACCCTTTCGTTATTATAATGTGTTATACGTGCAGATGTAGTGGTACGTACAATCTCTTCGATGCAGCGTCTGACACACCGACCAATAAGAAATGGTGCTACTAGATGGAGCCATTTCTTATTAAATGACCGCTGGTTGTGTTTACGTAGATATCACGCGAGGCGCCAATATCCGAAAGATTGCCTGTACTTGTTAAGTAAAAAATAAACATTGCTCTCTTTTAAGTATTTTATATCGTTCTATTCTACGTGGAAAATTTCAAGTACGATATTTTTCGAGTATAAAATTGCGTCGATCGTTACTGCTTGAGCAGAATTTGATTAAAAATTTTCTGAACGAAAGCACGATGTTGGAATCTTGAAAAGCTGTTCTAACAAATATACTATTTTCTATAAATACGTAGCAATTTTACGTAAGAACAGTGTGGTCAGCTAATTACAAATAACTATTTTACTTATACGTACTAAAGATCCGTCTCGCacgatcattttttttttacctgcaactttatattatttattaataaaattcatttggagcaacaGTCGTTTCGAATAATTTTAATATCGTTTAAGTACACGGTTTCGCTATCACTTTTCCTGCCCTCTTTTCCAATACTTTTCATTATCTGTCCTTccactctattacatcgataatcACGTCTGTCACCCGAGTTATCTGTCGTCGTTTTGCTTCAACAGGGAATTCAGGCTCTTTCGGTGGTCCGTTCGTCCTCTCGATGAATTGATATACAGAGCGAAATTTCGAGACAGCTTCAGGACTAATTTGAAAAATGATAATGAACCTCGTACGCGCTCAAAGTAGAATTTTGTGCTTCTCCGATCATTAAGGTTAAAATTATGTATAATCAATATTTAGTTGTACAAAGGTAGTAGAATCTTGTATTAAAGTAGAATCGGTGAGATGGGCCCACCACCGGTGGTAACGGGTATATCCCCCAAAGAAGGACCCCCGGGTACCCGCGTGACGGTTCGCGGTGAATTTCTGGGTAACAAGGCACAGGATCTTATAGGTTAATTTCACTGGTCAACCATTGATACCAAAGCTATCATAAATTTATGAGAAAGAAGTTCGTTATTCGTAAAATGTTTGATGCGTACAGGTCTCACGATATGTGGATGCGATTGCCTTTTATCAGCGGAATGGAAATCGTCCAATAAAATCATTGCTAGATCAGGACCTTGTAAAGGTCGTGGTGACATTATCGTAACTACTCGCACTGGAGGGCAGGGGACGTCGACGGTACAGTTTCGTGGTTACCATGAAACTATAGGTCCTATGAAAGAATCGGCAGTATGGGTGGAAGAGGCTCCTATGCAAAGTTTCGTGTGGGGGAGGAGGACGCTTTCCCCGACGAATTATCAACAGGATGATCCTTTAGGTTTAAGCGTAGAGAGCAATGAGTATGTTCAGTTTGTTACTTTTAAAGGTAGACACAGGTATTTCAATGTACTTGTTTGTAGTAAAAAGTTTCCTGAAGATGAGCTAATGGAACTATTTGGAGAAGGTAGTGGAGACCTTACTAGTGAAAAGTTCCACCCTGGTTGGTTTTTATTGCAACACCATCATGCCACCACTTTTGAACATTTAAAAGCTGGATTGACGTATCTTAAAAGAAAAGTTAATTCCCAGAAGGAGGGTCAATTATCATTTTTGAAGGTGATTGTTGAAGAAAGAAGGAGTTTAATGTCTATGTCTTCTACTAAAAAAATTTGTCACTTTTCAGGCGAATGTAGGGGCAGTAATGGAACAATTAGATACAATAATATTACTAAAGGAACAATTTGAAGCAGATGTAAAAACATATGGCAGTGAATCTACTGAAAAGTTAGAAAAGGCTATTCAACAATCCATGTCAGAGGCTAATAAGTTATTTGATGATGTATTGGCAAGAAGAGATAGAGCAGACGCGACAAGAAATGCATTAGCTGTAATGCAGAGATATAAGTTCCTCTTTTGTATGCCAATTAATATAGAAAAGAACATAAAACGTggcaattatgatcttgtgattAATGATTATGCGAGAGTAAAGAATCTGTTTAAAAATACAGAAATCGAAGTTTTTAAACAAGTGTTACAGGAAATTGATAACAGGATTGATATGTTAAAAGGATATTTAAGAAAGAAACTTGAAGAAATGCCCTTTAGTTTGGAAGAACATaagaaaataattagaaatctTGTAAATTTAGAAGTTATGGGAGATCCAGCTTGGAATGCAATAGGTATTTGCTTACTAATATTGTAtacaatacgtatacatatgtgtGCAGTCCATAATTAATACATAGTTCGTAATTACTTTTTCCAGTTTCACATTCACATTATTTGAAGGAAAGTATTACTGCTTGCACGCAGGAACATTTAGAAACGGATCATTCAAATGGAGAAGACTTGAACAAAACGAAACCAATGCAAACCAATAAACAATCAAAATCGAACAAAAACGATGGAACCAACATGCCACCGCAAAtatcatgtatcgaagcaatttgtGATATTGTAGTTGAGCAATTACCGGATCTTTGGAGACTAGGCCAAAGTTACTTTACGGGGCAACTACATGTTGCAGTAAATGCAGAGAAACAAGCACCTTTTAAGGTATATTAAAACAAACACAGAGCTTAATTTGAATCCATTCAActtatgtaaaaaaaaattatttcggTACAGAATTTGGTACTGTCTAGCATGCAGCATGCTATGAAAGCCATGAGAAATACGTGTAGCAATGATTTGGATGCTGTATGGCTTTTACGTATCTTGCGTAGGATTAGGCAAATGTACGCTTCATTGATTCATTTGGATTTGCCAAGCGATGCGTTAGATATTTTTGGAAAATTTATACTCGATTTAAGGTACAAAATATTGATGTTAACGTAACATTATTTTTTACTTCTCTTTTCCACGTAATATATTAAAGATGTTTTAAATCAGATTACAGTGCTTTGATGCTCTTTTCAAACAAACTGCGGAGAACGTAGCAGCGTTGCATAAAAAGGAAACTTGGCAGATTGAATATTTAAACGAAGATGGTGGCGTTACAAAAGTGGTAATGATTGAATCATTGTTTATGAAAATTTTAGATATTTTTCATCAAATATATGTCTCTGTTTCGATACAGCCATACTTGTTCGAGGAGATGATTATGGAAGTCTCAAAACGCGCGCGAGATACAGTAGTCGCTTGCGGTCCTCGAGAAGGACCGTTGTTTGTTAACCCAACGCATCAACTTTTATACTATAACTCCGTTAAAACACTGTTTACATCGTTTGCACGATGCCTGCAGCGGTTGGCATTTAGCGGCTGCGAGCAAGCTCTAGAGGACGATGAATCTTCGGTGTCGCAATTAGTTGGTTCGCCTTCCGGCTATAAGAGCAAGAGTAACAAACATCAAGGCCCAGTAAGTTTTTTGCTATATCTACATTATGGTATGCTTACAGAGAAGACCATTTATTTCAGGGCAGATAGTCCGTATATTAACTATagttaatatatatgtatatatgtgtaaATAATTTGTAGCATCTTTTGAAGTCAGTGCTATATTTTAGCATTACTTCTGAATTTTTTATCAGACGTGGGAACAATGCCTCTTGATCTCATTAAGTAATATTCGTTATACCCTGAACACCATCCTACCAAGAATTGGAGACGTGTTAAAGGATCTAGATTATCCGAAATTATCGAATGCAATTGGATGGAACTCCGATTGGACGCAGCTGGAAACATTGGACACGGCTGTTCTCGACGCCTATTTGGAGCGCCGCTGTGATCCGTTGGTCGGTACAATTGAACCAAGCATGTATTTAGGTGGTTTAGAATGGGACTTTGAAACTGAACCTACTCACGTGAGGCCGTATGCTCAAGAAATCTTAGCGAACTTGATCGCAGTTCACGCTGAGGtatgtattttttattatttttcttttttgccagaaagaaaaaaaaaggtacaaATATAAGGTTTGTTAATACTATTTGTTTCTCATTACAGGTGCGCCGAGTTGCTCCAGCTTTATTGCAACGAGTATTATCTCATATTGTTGAGACAGTAGCAGAAGAGCTAGCAAGACTAATGTCGTGCGTCACTCAATTTCGACCTGCTGGTATTGTACAAGCACGGATCGATATCATATTTCTACGGGATGCTTCACGAACTTATAGTACAACAAGGGCAACGTAATAATCTCTTTTCCGTTCATTTTTACAGCTATACGAACAGAAACCATAATAGTCCCTAATTTAATTTCCGATATATAGAAATTTCTTTGAAGAGGCTTTAGATGCAATACCACAACCTGTTAATAAGGATGACTGCACGCGAATCGACATGTTATTATCAAAAGTAACGACATCTATGCATTTGCAATTATCCTGTCTTGCCAGCGATACAACAAATAATACTCCTCCATTGATTGCCGATCCTAATCGCGTTACTACTGTATAGCTTTAATAATAGCTTAAACATCTACGTAAGTATTTATTGTATTCACCATTGTTCATATTTTACATTATAGCGCGAGTTTCTTTGTTCCAGTCCGCACACTCATCGCCTATTAATGTGAATACATGAGATAGATATCATCTTGAATTGTTAAGTTATACAAATACACAAGTGGTacaagagaaaataaaaattgtaatCTTTTTAATCGTGTTTTTTTACCAATTGCAAAGTACCAACATCTGCAGCTAGTAACACAGTGTCGCCTAGAAAGGTATTTGTTTATTACTCTCCCTTGTTCGTATCTTTTTTTCTCTGCTTCAAAAAATAACGATAAGTTACCTGTGTGAAAAACATCGGTAGCGTTTCTAGCCCCAATTATGCATGGAAGGCCATATTCTCTGGCT encodes:
- the Akt gene encoding AKT serine/threonine protein kinase, translated to MGDAAMNVAASGGGGQRVVKEGWLQKRGEHIKNWRPRYFVLRDDGTLVGFKVKPDQQMAAAPQPLNNFTVRGCQIMSVDRPKPYTFVIRGLQWAAVIERTFHVETEKEREDWVAAIRYVAARLANETQSEQQRSDLIYSSSSEDVDMESSGGGRSDSCGSVGVISSDTDGGSIDELSAKFSVQGTSSSKSTGKKKVTLENFEFLKVLGKGTFGKVILCREKATGHLYAIKILRKEVIIRKDEVAHTLTENRVLRTTNHPFLISLKYSFQTADRLCFVMEYVNGGELFFHLRRSRVFGEDRTRFYGAEIISALGYLHSQGIIYRDLKLENLLLDKDGHIKIADFGLCKEDITYGRTTKTFCGTPEYLAPEVLEDNDYGRAVDWWGVGVVMYEMICGRLPFYNKDHEKLFTLIVMEEVRFPRTISNEAKDMLGGLLIKDPSKRLGGGPNDAKEIMDHAFFSSIDWSDLVQKKIPPPFKPLVSSDTDTRYFDSEFTGESVELTPPDQGFLGSGGGLNSIAEEQEHFPQFSYQESHSAATSSIVSINH
- the Sec5 gene encoding exocyst complex component secretory 5, with product MGPPPVVTGISPKEGPPGTRVTVRGEFLGNKAQDLIGLTICGCDCLLSAEWKSSNKIIARSGPCKGRGDIIVTTRTGGQGTSTVQFRGYHETIGPMKESAVWVEEAPMQSFVWGRRTLSPTNYQQDDPLGLSVESNDKKFPEDELMELFGEGSGDLTSEKFHPGWFLLQHHHATTFEHLKAGLTYLKRKVNSQKEGQLSFLKANVGAVMEQLDTIILLKEQFEADVKTYGSESTEKLEKAIQQSMSEANKLFDDVLARRDRADATRNALAVMQRYKFLFCMPINIEKNIKRGNYDLVINDYARVKNLFKNTEIEVFKQVLQEIDNRIDMLKGYLRKKLEEMPFSLEEHKKIIRNLVNLEVMGDPAWNAIVSHSHYLKESITACTQEHLETDHSNGEDLNKTKPMQTNKQSKSNKNDGTNMPPQISCIEAICDIVVEQLPDLWRLGQSYFTGQLHVAVNAEKQAPFKNLVLSSMQHAMKAMRNTCSNDLDAVWLLRILRRIRQMYASLIHLDLPSDALDIFGKFILDLRLQCFDALFKQTAENVAALHKKETWQIEYLNEDGGVTKVPYLFEEMIMEVSKRARDTVVACGPREGPLFVNPTHQLLYYNSVKTLFTSFARCLQRLAFSGCEQALEDDESSVSQLVGSPSGYKSKSNKHQGPTWEQCLLISLSNIRYTLNTILPRIGDVLKDLDYPKLSNAIGWNSDWTQLETLDTAVLDAYLERRCDPLVGTIEPSMYLGGLEWDFETEPTHVRPYAQEILANLIAVHAEVRRVAPALLQRVLSHIVETVAEELARLMSCVTQFRPAGIVQARIDIIFLRDASRTYSTTRATNFFEEALDAIPQPVNKDDCTRIDMLLSKVTTSMHLQLSCLASDTTNNTPPLIADPNRVTTV